One Drechmeria coniospora strain ARSEF 6962 chromosome 01, whole genome shotgun sequence genomic region harbors:
- a CDS encoding cytochrome P450, translating to MSQPIPQPAGVPILGNIFDVSPSNTWSSLKKLAEQYGEIFQIKVFGHTIVFVATVALAEEICDEKRFRKFVGGPVVEIRDAVHDALFTAYDHEASWGIAHRIIAPKLQPDALAGHFQEMRDLTVELFDIWKASDEPISPFGDLGRLNLEATTYTLYGKRMNCLAGPEHPMLIAMEESTAEAVMRPTRPGILNALLYRSKWKSSIKTMRDYAADVVQHRKENPTDRQDLLAAMMTAKDPDTGVGLTDSQVIDEVLSMPIGSSTAPCLLTMALYLLLQNADVMEKARKELQDVVGTGDFKYEHLARLPYLDAVIRESLRLSFAAPGFNIEPIPTKEKAPILLAGGKYQIAHNQPMLIVMAGVNRDPTVFEDPLAFKPERMLGEAFEKLPPGAKKWFGNGKRECIGKHYAWQWSFVVLAMILRDIDLEMADPAYKLEQDGWFNYRPVDFCIKVKARAS from the coding sequence ATGTCGCAGCCGATCCCTCAACCCGCCGGCGTGCCTATCCTCGGCAACATCTTCGACGTCAGCCCCAGCAACACCTGGTCGTCGCTCAAGAAGCTTGCCGAGCAGTACGGGGAAATCTTCCAGATCAAGGTCTTTGGCCACaccatcgtcttcgtcgccaccgtcgccctAGCCGAGGAGATTTGTGACGAGAAGCGCTTCCGCAAGTTTGTCGGcggccccgtcgtcgagatccGAGATGCCGTCCATGACGCCCTTTTCACCGCGTACGACCACGAGGCGAGCTGGGGCATCGCCCATCGCATCATCGCCCCGAAGCTGCAGCCTGATGCCCTGGCCGGCCACTTCCAAGAGATGCGCGACCTGACCGTCGAACTCTTCGACATCTGGAAGGCCTCTGACGAGCCCATCTCTCCCTTCGGggacctcggccgcctgaACCTCGAGGCCACGACGTATACCCTCTACGGCAAGCGGATGAATTGTCTCGCTGGCCCGGAACACCCGATGCTCATAGCCATGGAGGAGTCGACGGCTGAGGCTGTCATGCGCCCCACCCGCCCCGGTATCCTCAACGCGCTCTTGTACCGGAGTAAGTGGAAGTCGTCCATCAAGACGATGAGAGACTACGCCGCCGATGTCGTCCAGCACCGGAAGGAGAACCCGACGGATCGGCAAGACCTTCTCGCCGCCATGATGACCGCCAAGGACCCTGAcaccggcgtcggcctcacCGACTCCCAGGTCATCGACGAAGTCCTGTCAATGCCCATCGGGAGCAGCACCGCGCCGTGCCTGCTCACCATGGCCCTCTATCTTCTCCTCCAGAACGCCGACGTCATGGAAAAGGCCCGCAAAGAGCTTCAAGACGTCGTGGGCACCGGCGACTTCAAGTACGAGCACCTCGCCCGCCTCCCCTACCTTGACGCCGTCATCCGCGAGTCCCTGCGCCTCTCTTTCGCCGCCCCCGGCTTCAACATCGAGCCAATACCGACAAAGGAGAAGGCACCCatcctgctcgccggcggcaagtaTCAGATTGCTCACAACCAGCCGATGCTCATCGTCATGGCTGGTGTCAACCGCGACCCGACCGTATTCGAGGACCCCCTGGCCTTTAAGCCCGAGCGCATGCTCGGCGAAGCCTTCGAGAAGCTGCCGCCCGGCGCCAAGAAGTGGTTTGGCAACGGTAAGAGAGAGTGCATCGGGAAACATTACGCCTGGCAATGGAGCTTCGTCGTTCTCGCCATGATCCTGCGTGACATCGACTTGGAAATGGCTGATCCGGCATACAAGCTGGAGCAGGATGGCTGGTTCAACTACCGGCCCGTCGACTTTTGCATCAAAGTCAAGGCGAGAGCATCATAG
- a CDS encoding hypothetical protein (related to dolichol-phosphate mannosyltransferase subunit 3) has product MTRAQQTISLALLVSSLYLALYLGLIPLPALVQQQIVHLLPIWALVSFGALLLFRLGWGILTFNDVPEAHKELAKEIQMAKVDLRKLGVSVD; this is encoded by the exons ATGACGCGCGCCCAGCAGACCatctccctcgccctcctcgtctcATCT CTCTACCTGGCCCTCTACCTCGGCCTGATCCCGCTTCCTGCCCTCGTCCAGCAGCAGATTGTTCACTTG CTACCTATCTGGGCCCTCGTTTCCTTCGGCGCTCTTCTCCTCTTCCGCCTCGGCTGGGGCATCTTGACCTTCAACGACGTTCCAGAAGCCCACAAAGAGCTCGCCAAGGAGATTCAGATGGCCAAGGTCGACCTTCGAAAGCTCGGCGTCTCTGTGGACTAA
- a CDS encoding peroxisomal membrane protein PEX31 has protein sequence MSNRDVAPAGASSYDSPGAGAGTGLPPTFAAFSPVTPSAKTPTRPSHRSTILVHQKSPLLLATPPQVTRALAYSHPFLLPLNKFVGLLTWSSGDPWQSFLLLATFWAVTLYGDVVLRRAGPVVVGLVLIVGMYGRRYSPLSTSGWKEPAREVKDPSNAANAAAGQQKEARPGAGDGAGRKVKHTRARSEVTNIKHQKTLDEIVETLKEFTGRCNVLMEPFIEMTDFLSTQRTPTSATTRPALTAMFIRLVAITPFWLALTMPPWRVITTRRVVLVAGSLALTWHARVMRVSRTLLWRSALVRRLASATTGLRFDSPTKASKRIESEIAKATKKVPGLQVHAERDATSSGVKFTFIIFENQRRWVGLGWTASLFAYERPAWTDEHNNSVPPKDEFELPDVEDGSRMTWKWADRGRWRVDGVSDEQSAVDYDGDEGKNGWIYYDNKWQNGRRGLDGWGKWTRRRKWYRDAELVEVDESDALLPETTTAAVANGDAGGKPHAQRYSTAGEMMRAELVTPGPEPTIADDASVKTADDAASIHSTSSRSSFWPSLRRRAIDKTPLSTAEKEKDGPRRLSEVVSEPSSQDTDPGLLGAELELELQKQGKDGGQWGIGDEARMNLE, from the exons ATGTCGAACCGCGACGTCGCCCCCGCTGGCGCTTCGTCGTACGACTCgcccggtgccggtgccggtacCGGCCTCCCCCCGACCTTTGCCGCCTTCTCTCCCGTCACGCCTTCGGccaagacgccgacgcggcctTCCCATCGATCGACCATACTCGTCCACCAGAAGAGcccgctgctgctcgccacGCCGCCCCAGGTGACGCGCGCCCTCGCCTACAGCCACCCCTTCCTCCTGCCCCTCAACAAGTTCGTCGGCCTGTTGACCTGGAGCTCCGGCGATCCCTGGCAGAGCTTCCTCTTGCTCGCCACCTTCTGGGCCGTCACCCTCTACGGCGATGTCGTCCTCAGGAGGGCcggccccgtcgtcgtcggcctcgttctcatcgtcggcatgtACGGGAGGAGGTACAGCCCTCTGAGCACGAGCGGCTGGAAGGAACCGGCAAGGGAGGTCAAGGACCCGTCCAacgccgccaacgccgccgccggtcaGCAGAAGGAGGCGCGGCCgggagccggcgacggcgctggCAGGAAGGTGAAGCACACGCGGGCCCGTTCCGAGGTGACCAACATCAAGCACCAGAAGACGCTCGACGAGATTGTCGAGACGCTCAAGGAGTTTACCGGACGGTGCAACGTCCTCATGGAGCCCTTCATCGAGATGACGGATTTCCTGAGCACCCAGcgaacgccgacgagcgcgacgacgaggcccgcCCTGACGGCCATGTtcatccgcctcgtcgccatcacgCCCTTCTGGCTCGCCCTCACCATGCCGCCCTGGCGCGTCATCACCACCcgccgcgtcgtcctcgtcgccggttCCCTCGCCTTGACCTGGCACGCACGCGTCATGAGGGTGTCGAGAACCCTGCTCTGGAGGAGCGCCCTCGTCCGAcggctcgcctcggccaccacGGGCCTGCGCTTCGACAGCCCGACCAAGGCGTCCAAGAGGATCGAGTCGGAGATCGCCAAGGCCACCAAGAAGGTGCCCGGCCTGCAGGTGCACGCCGAACGAGACGCCACGAGCTCGGGCGTCAAGTTCACCTTTATCATCTTCGAGAACCAGCGACGATGGGTTGGCCTCGGGTGGACGGCGAGCCTCTTCGCCTACGAGCGGCCCGCCTGGACCGACGAGCACAACAACTCGGTGCCGCCCAAGGACGAGTTCGAGCTccccgacgtcgaggacggcagccGAATGACGTGGAAGTGGGCCGACCGAGGTCGCTGgagggtcgacggcgtctcggacgagcagagcgccgtcgactacgacggagacgagggcaAGAACGGCTGGATATATTACGACAACAAG TGGCAGAATGGCCGAAGAGGCCTTGATGGCTGGGGGAAGTGGACCCGCAGGAGAAAGTGGTACCGCGACGCGGAGCTtgtcgaggtggacgagagCGACGCGCTGCTGCCCGAAACGACGACcgcggccgtggccaacggcgacgccggcggcaaaCCGCACGCCCAGCGATACAGCACGGCTGGCGAGATGATGCGTGCCGAACTGGTGACCCCCGGGCCCGAACCGACGATTGCTGACGACGCGAGCgtcaagacggccgacgacgccgcttCCATACACTCTACGTCGTCCCGCTCATCATTTTGGCCGTCTCTGCGAAGGCGGGCCATCGACAAGACACCCCTGTCGACGGcggaaaaggaaaaggacgGTCCCCGAAGGTTGAGTGAGGTCGTGAGCGAGCCCTCGTCCCAGGACACGGACCCTGGCCTATTGggggccgagctcgagctcgagctgcaGAAGCAGGGCAAGGACGGCGGGCAGTGGGGTATCGGTGACGAGGCGAGAATGAACCTCGAGTGA